In Panicum virgatum strain AP13 chromosome 4N, P.virgatum_v5, whole genome shotgun sequence, a single window of DNA contains:
- the LOC120669319 gene encoding uncharacterized protein LOC120669319 — protein sequence MDDIRDYLKEKFLPEDDATTECIARQSKRYAMVDGDLYQHDTDRVFLRCISQEVGGELLADIHKGECGSHSSSRTLVGKAFRHVFYWRTALQDAAELGLDILGPFPKAIGDYEWLYLAIDKFTKWPEATTVVKANKNSALKFINPNRIITDNGTQFTSNLKLCFASVAHPRSNQQVERANAEILEGIKTWTYNELKKHWSRWIDELPAVVWANRTTPNRATGEILFLLVYGSEVVLPAEVTPGSPRVRAYQEEDKDHGGNKMFSIWRKFDAERH from the exons ATGGACGACATACGCGACTACCTGAAAGAAAAGTTCCTTCCCGAGGATGATGCCACCACGGAATGCATCGCACGACAGTCCAAACGCTACGCCATGGTAGATGGGGATCTATATCAGCACGACACGGACAGGGTCTTTCTCCGGTGCATCTCTCAGGAAGTAGGCGGCGAGCTACTAGCCGACATCCACAAGGGCGAGTGTGGGAGTCACTCATCCTCTCGCACGCTGGTCGGGAAGGCCTTTCGGCACGTCTTCTACTGGCGTACAGCCCTTCAAGATGCAGCCGAACTA GGCCTCGATATTTTGGGACCTTTCCCAAAAGCCATCGGGGATTATGAATGGTTGTACTTGGCGATCGACAAGTTCACGAAGTGGCCCGAGGCAACTACAGTCGTGAAAGCCAACAAGAACTCGGCGCTCAAGTTCATCAATCCTAATCGGATCATCACCGATAATGGAACCCAGTTCACCAGCAACCTCAAGTTGTGCTTCGCCTCCGTCGCTCATCCTCGCAGCAACCAACAGGTGGAGCGAGCCAACGCAGAAATTCTCGAAGGGATAAAGACCTGGACCTACAACGAGCTCAAGAAGCATTGGTCTAGATGGATAGATGAACTCCCTGCGGTGGTCTGGGCAAATCGCACCACCCCAAACCGAGCAACCGGGGAAATACTATTCCTTCTTGTGTATGGCTCCGAAGTAGTCCTCCCTGCCGAAGTGACCCCGGGAAGCCCCCGCGTTAGGGCCTACCAGGAAGAAGATAAAGATCATGGTGGCAACAAGATGTTCTCTATCTGGAGGAAGTTCGATGCCGAGCGGCACTAA